Within Salvia splendens isolate huo1 chromosome 21, SspV2, whole genome shotgun sequence, the genomic segment TTAGAATCTATTCAGTCAAAATTTATGGTTAGACGACCGATATTATAGAAAAATTCCACAATAATAatgtaattaaaaattaaattaattttaaatgattctCTCCTCACTTTTATTCTTTTACCATGTAATTCATTGCATgtgaatttattaatttaggATAGAGGGAACTAATTAGTGAttcttgatatttttttaaaattttaagatttttgCGAAATGAAAGATAATTCCAATGTTGTGAAAGTGGAGAAGAcagggaaaatcgggtttatggggcactttacactaaagattacgtaaatgtacccattttgttatttattccaaaaatgggaaaaacgccaaccacattggcgtttctattagtaaaaacgccaacctcattGGCGTTTATCTTCGCGTCGTATTGGAGGTGTATTTTCGCCAAATACAGCGGCGGTAAAAAACGCCAActtcattggcgtgttttaagctaaaacgccaatgtagttggcgtgtttaattaataaaacgcCAATGCAGTAGGcgtatttactaataaaaacgcCACTGAGGTTGGCGTGTTATTCTTAAAAACGTCAATTTGAGcggcgtgtttctgttgaaccatatccttatcagatctcccccaacatcgcgaccctaaacactttccctccccaaaacgcgaaaacccttcccaaacgcataaaaacctttcgctcgggtcgacccggtggtggatttaagcgtggatattttgaatttggctaattctttcaaccattagtccttctaatcggttagtctatcaaattttagactcattcttctaaacattagtcttccaatatttgattgattgttgtgataatatatattgtagtgtaattaatataatagtttgaccaattattatgggtacactaatattttgatggattattatgatagtatatattttaatggaaatattttgaccaattgttatgctattatatgttatagtatattttatggattgttatgataatacatattgtagtgtatttaatagaattattttgtcaattttttggctgactctacataatgatgaatgtaaaaataatacatatttatttgtgttttacattattgcagatagtatgacgtggtgtgtcaatttatattggggtggaaagataattcccggagcagttatttcgtatgatcctccttttgctaaaggattcattatgttggatgaaacaatttcgtacgatgaccttgtggaaaaaatttgtgaaaggatggggataagcatatatgaaaacaatattcaaataatatggaaacgtactatatgctttggatccggagtcacgtttataggtgttcaactagaagaagtatgcatacaactaatgtttagtgagagtatggttattggaggtgtaattgaattatatgttgagtattcggcaattactcaacatcatagtcatcatgtcataagttatgatgcgggtacgtcaacgagagcccaagaaccatattttgctgcaacacaagattttgatgttggtacgtctacgagagccgaagaaccatatttagctgcaacacaagattttgaagctggaggcgtgcatttaggggatcgtgacaattgtgatgtggtggaggacataataggtcctgataaagccgactttcttgatccacaatcaccttataattctgaagattccgacacggttagtacagactcagatggtgatccgtcggatgatgaacaatttgttgcttcaagaccatccattccacttggagaaacagcagttggagaaacatcagttggtggaagggcagttggaggaagagtagttccacagttcccacagcctggaatcaactactttcgcaccttaccaggtccatatgatagttttgatcccaaaaactttgagcgtgatgatcccagtgtgcattattggagtgaaaaggatcctaccaatgtcggtttgcatactaaatttagaacgaagttggaattgaaggcagctgtgactcattggcatttggaaaaaatccgacaatatacagttgttgaaagtaaaggaaagagatggcatgcagtttgtaagtggccacagggaaatccgaaagatacgTCCTTACCtaaatgtttgtgggagtgccgagcaacactgaggaagcatgatgaacactggcaaattagagtgttcagcactgctcatacttgcatgggggatcgtaactataatggccacgctaatctttcgtcgggtatgatagcgttgagtgttcgccatcagatagaaaacgatccttgctacaaggtaaaagcaattgtggcggatattgaaaatagatttcatgtcaaagttagttacaagaaagcatggtatgctcggaggacagcgattgagcttgtatacggtggatgggagtggtcgttcaaagttttaccagcttatttgaatgaagtgcaaagacaaaatcctggcacaattgtggaatggatgcacgatgacatattaagcaatggtatgaacaaggtattcaagtacgtattctgggcttttggaccagctgtggaggcttttcaactatgcaaaccagttttaacggttgatggaactcatctacgtggacgatgtcgaggtaaaattcttattgccgttggatttgatgctaataagaaatgtttgcctgttgcatatgccattgttgatgaggaaaccaaagaaagttggaattggtttatggaacgcattagacttcatgtagcaaagcatgaaatatgtgtcatatctgataggcatgtgggaatcatagatgcaatgaattctcccatatggaaagaagaacccaatgtgggtcatcacagattttgcttggtacatgttagaaagaatgttttgcagaatcacaaaggtatcatggtcaaaagacttgtttggaaaattggtattgctaccaagaagcgcaagtttaagatcagacgtcgtttacttcgaaacgtcaacaacgaggctttgcagtaccttgatgccgtggagttagaaaaatggaatctggcgtatgacaaacacaaaagatggggtgaggtttccactaatatggtggaatcttacaacaatgtgttgagaggcgcaagacaactcccaattaaagcttgcattgatatgatattctggaggacaatagaatggttcaatgaccggtcaattgcatcaacacagtgtgccacaccacttaccccgtgggcgcatgaaaaggtgtgcaaaaatgatgcaaaaggtcaattgcataatgtgagagcacccaacacaattgcagggcattatgtggttcgaacaaagcgtcgaattggtggaaagggcgctaataagtggaaggtaaagtacttggactcgcactgcaaatgtcaaaagtggcagatgtggagacttccatgttcacatgcagcggcagttgcgcgttttagaaacgacaacatgctgtcgcttgttgatcccgtataccgcacaagtgtttgggtacaccaatattctacggtgttcaatccacccagacaccaagattattgggccgtgcctgaatggactttgcaatgttcacgagctcagttaatgcctaaaagtcgcggtcgataccgtactactaggattcctaatcagatggatgtccgtgaagctgaccagccacgagcccgacgccgatgtaaacattgccgtcaaccaggtcacgacaggcgcaactgcccgaatgctcattcaaggatggatactcagttggtagatgatgccgctgacgattttatgcatccacctccaccaaggatggatactcagttgatagatgatgccgctgacgattctttgcctccacctccaccaagatatgcagttcgaggtcgtcattctgtcagtcacactgatgatgtcgatcacgattttatgcctccacctccaccaagatctgcagttcgaggtcgtcactctgtcagccacactggtggtacaggcgaacacatcggtctcagtgatgtcccacattctccacctcggtcttctgtgcgagacgaatattttggggttgatttagagaatgtcgttgtgcgagagactcctccgtctagactctcaaccgccagaatcgggaaggggatccgtagcttttttacgcggaaaaggcgagacaattgaacgtatgcattgtgtaatattggatttctgtatttagcaagatttggactaatgtatagggtaatatttgtatgtacttatatattgaataatgatgaaatgaTTAAAAACTCTAACTGTGGGAGCGTTTTTTATAGGACACGCCGatgtgagtggcgtgtttaaagAGACGCCTACTTAATTGGCTTCTTTTCACTTTAAAACGCCAACGTGAATGGCGTGTTATTGCTGAAACACGCCAACGGgactggcgtgtttgttcaaAATGTCCGCTTTCGGCGTAGAAAAAACGAGCAAAGaaaaaactaatttaaaaacgccaatggcgttggcgtttttaaataacaGCCATTttaaaagccatttccttcaactcagatgcgtccggtatgaatcctagaaaatccaaacaCCTGTCCATCCAATGTCCCGCTTCCGTCGGGGGGATGTAAGCTGTcagagcctctccatcaactttcaggccccataagacctcgacgtcttccagtgtcacagtcgcttcaccgactggaaagtgaaacgtgtgagtctctggcctccaacgttcaatcagagctgtgataagatggtggtcaatgtcttttggtttaccacaccttaatatacccccaaaccccatctggtccactattgCCAAGACATATTGATtgatgggaacatcccaaattatTCCTTCATATCGTCGGCAACGTACATATTCGGAttgaactcctgcccatatattgttagagacgtgttgtctctgaaaatataatacagatggatccgcaggaccacatgcaagccgacgacgagaggttgaagatgatgccataatttacctacataattcaaattcaacaataaccaaccataacatttaatccaatttcataaaccaaattcaacaataaccaaccataaaccatttcaataattagatacaatttaatccaatatcacaaaattgaacaccaacatcaaataagcaagttacacaacattgcacattcaaaatcataaaccaattcacctacacaaaattaacaatttcaattaacaattcgcccaacctaccaatttcaattttgcctaacctaacattttcaatttgtccaatttcaatttgacaaacctaacaatataaacaaatttaacaatctaaactaatcaacatacatcaaccaaaacccacataaatcaaaacaatttgcccaattttttagctataaaaaccctagggtttaggtttataatcaaatttatacacaaattaacttaaacccaacacaatccaacataataatcaacaataatatcattcaaccaatccaaaatgcataatatttctactcaattcacaacccattacaaaccctagctatccaccaattactataataatgtaaaaggtaagcatactaaccgaataaaatagatgaatttgggagagaatagcaccgattgatgaatgtatgccgaaatcacggagagaaggcgcgcagctggagaaatcgcgacggctgtgtgttgtgaggttttcgcgatttgggggaggaacgcctggtatatcagtctgattaaacacgccactcaggttggcgtttttaatgaTTAAGTAAATACGCCACTCGGGTTGGCGTCTTTTAGAAAAACGCCAATATGTTCGGCgtttcaacaaaaataacacgccatttacaaatgcgtttttttatttacacacgccaaccaagttggcgtgttttatcgtaattacaatccgagagcatacacccaaaatacggtataaaacgccatcatcgttggcgtatttaccttaaaacacgccaatgacgttggcgtatttactaataaaaacgccaatgtggttggcgtttttcccatttgtggaatagataacaaaatgggtacatttacgtaacaTTTAGTGTAAACTCCCCCATAAACCCGAATTTCCCGGAGAAGACAGGCCTAAAATCAGAGGAATTCCACTGCAATGAATTGTTGTACTCTCCGCTACTAAAATAGTTCCATTTTTCCAGCTCATTTCCACTATCTGTGTTTTCAAAGCCATTTCCCACCGCCGGCAATGAAACCCTCCGGCGGCTCACTAACAGCCGCCCCTCAATTTTCTCTTCCAAAGGCGCCTCAATTTTGGATCCAGAACGGCGTTTTCCGCCTCACGGCGGACCTGAAACCGCTCAGACGGCGGCGGTTCAGTCTCAGAGTTTTGTGCAGATCGGGAAATTCGAGTGGCACGACGGCGCCGTTGCCGCATACTTCTCAATTTGGGGATTTGGCGTCGGAGACGCAGAGCGGAGTTGAATCGTTGAGTTTTCAAGTGAGAAGCCCTTTTTCTCCACCTAATTTGACTCCGCGCCCTAGATTGAGCTTGGGCGATCAGGCTTTTTTGCTCCTTACCTTCATCGGTTGCACGGTAATTTGCTTTCGGTTACGCAAATTAATTTCGTTTTCGATTGTTTGGACTCGGTATTGTGATTGTTTTTGTTTTacttcaaatatttaatttgtttattttgcaTCTTTATTGTgtgtataattaatttttgattTTGTTCTGTATGAGATGAAATATTGTTAAATTGATGATTTGCAGACTTCTGTTGCATTCGCTTGCCTTGTTGCCGCAGCTGTGCCAACGCTATTTGTAAGTATAATTgtattctctttctctctcaatctctttGGAATGATGATATATTGCTTGGGTTTATTTGGACTTTTATTATGATATGGTGATGCAGTAAGACAAGAAGTGCGTTGTGAATAAAATTTGAAGAAGTTGCTTTCTAAAACGATAATCTTTTGGGACAAATTAGTGTGCTCTTATGATTTTGGTTATGGTAAGGATCCAAGTTCCATGTAATTGGTTTGGTGGTATATCTTACTTGTGGCTGTATTGCTAAGTTTGAAAAACAATAGAGAAATCATCTTAGATTGCAGGGAAATTAAAAGTAAAAGATATAAGTAACCGCTCAAGACTAAGAAAGACTGGACTTTATGGATTCATTtactttccttttgctgtaggCAATGCGAAGGGCTGCTATATCTCTTTCAAAATTAGCTGATACTGCACGTGAGGAGCTCCCCAGTACAATGGCAGCTGTCAGGCTGTCTGGGATGGAAATCAGTGATCTCACACTGGAATTGAGTGACTTGAGGTATTTAAACATTTTCATTTCTCCTGACGAGTAGTTCACTGGTAATGATCCAGTCTTCCTAGTTCTTTGGGTGGATAAATTAGTTGAAGTATTTAGAATATGTCATAGGATTGATAGAATTGGTAGTTGTTAGAAGCTGTGAAAGGTCTTCTAAATATGTGCTGCTTCATCTGTTTCTCAGCCAAGAAATAACAGACGGGGTCAACAAGTCTGCTCAAGTAGTGCAAGCAGCCGAAGCAGGAGCTCGTCAAATAGGTTCACTTGCTCGCGAACAAACAATGGGTAAGACACTCAATTCATTTTCTTCTCAGTTAACAAAATGAGGCATTTTTATGCATATTAAACATTCTTGAATAAACGAAATAATTGTACTTTATGTAAAAAAGCCATGATTCAGGAAAGAGCTAGCCTGCCTATCATCTCACTACAACCGGTTGTGGCAGGGGCTGCAAAGAAGACTTCTCGTGTTGTTGGTAAAGCAGCCAAAACTTTCTTGAACTACATATCGCCAGGCGAACACAGCTCAGCTGATGAATACGAGACAGAAAGTTGATAGCTTCAGTCGATACGTAGTCTGCTGGCTTATCAATGTATGTGACTGGCATTGTGGTACGTGACATGAGCACCCGAACACGCTTGCAATTTCCCTCTGGATCAGATCATAATGCAAAATAAAGACTTGTGTAGCATTCTCTGGTGTAAATACGAAACTATCTTTCCGTGATTAGGAAATTAGTTTAAGTGGAGTTTATAGTCACGATCTATTTGAAAACCTCTACCTGAAATGCTTAGATCATGTCATGCACTCATGCTGGAGTTAGCATTTAGTCTAAAGTGCAATCTTGCTTGTATTGATCCACATGGATCCAGTTGAAGGACCCTAAATTTGTACCacttttttgaatttaaagttttaagctTAACTCCAAATGGATTGGTTCATATCATATTTTTTGTCCTTACCATGATATTTCAGCTTAAAATCCTAGTTCTACTCCATGGTGGAGGgcttatttgttttattttctaaatatcTACTTTTCCATTTGTACCTCGTCTGGGGTACAAAATGTCATTCGCCATGGATGTATGATGGAGGTCTTTAGGTTTGAATCCTTGGGATTTGTTATTGTTATACAATTTCTGGATGATGTTTATGACCATCTTTATCATTTTGTGAGGTTGTTGCTGTAAGTTCCTTTAATCAGTTGAGGATTGAGTTCAAACTGAGAAATCATCAAATCAATCCTtgttttttctgaaaacaaagGGACGATGGAAGGTACGAAAAGTTTACTCTCTTGCTAAAATATACATGTAACAGGAGTGCTGAGAAAACCCGGCTCTCGGGCTTCATGGTCACTAATTCAGTGTATTTACGTCACGTCTTTCTATTATTTGTATGAAGCATCTCTACTAAAGGCTTGAAAAAACTTCATCTTTGGATCACACATGAATCACTTCTGGTGATTTCGAGGGTGTTGCTTCAAATGAACTCTTTTCCCTTTGTCTCTGCAAGCCAACCAAGTGCCTCGTTAGTGATTTCGTATTCCAAATAACATACACACCTACATACTGGCAATGCATATATATGAATGTTTACGTAGCAATGGATGCATAACTTGAATATTGTACTAACCATTTGCAGCTGTGTGTTTTTCAAAGCCTTCTCGAGCTCTTCTACAACCTCATCTACGCTTGGGCGGCCGGTGCTGGAACTTGCCACACAGAGCACTGCTAATTGCAGTATGGACTTAAAATCTACCATCACAATATTTCCTTTCATCTTAAGATCTTGAAAATCTGCTAGTGGCCGTTTTTGCTTGTTCACATCTTTTGCCTGCATCATTTTCATATTCTTAATCCCCTTTTCTAgatgcaattttttttgtgtgtgtgcaGATTTGAGACCATCATATATGGCTACAGTGATGAAAGAACCTTCCTGGTGAGCTGGTCTCTTGCGTCCAGATCGAGCTCGATGACCCTCTGCCCGGATAAGAGCTGCAGCATGACAATGCCAAAACTGTAGATGTCGCTGGCACTGGTTAGTTTGGCATTGCTCATATATTCAGGATCCATATATCCTATCGTTCCTCGAACATCGGTAAACACTTTGCTCTCTTCCATACCTATCATCCTAGCCAGACCAAAATCAGACAGCTTTGCTTGCATATCATGAGTGAGAAGAATGTTTGTCAGCTGTCAAAACAAGAACCCACAAtcaacacaatttcatattgaaCTGATCGACGTGATCGTGTAAAAATCGCTTTGAAACAGGTTAGTTGGTTCTCACCTTGATGTCTCTATGAACGATGCATCCACTCGTGTGGTGATGAAGATACCTAAGAGCCAACGCGCATTCCCTCAGGATTCTCACTCGGTCCTCCCACATTAGGACAGTGTCCTTCCCTGCACATTCGAACGGTCATGAGCAAGATGAATGATGTTTCCAAGAGCAAAAACAGAAAAACGAGAAATGACGTACGTAGAAGATGATGAGCAAGGTTCCCGTGAGGGCAGTACTCGTACACGAGGTACTGCTCCCCATCCTCTATGCAGCAGCCAAAGAGACATACGAGATTCGGATGCCTGACCCTCGAAAGGCCCTCTATTTCCCGGGTGAACGAATCAGACGTGTTGCTCTTGTATATCTGCTTGATTGCCACCAACTGCCCACTGGGAAGTACACCCTTGTAAACCAGGCCTGCACTGCCTCTTCCTAAGCACTTCTTCTTGCCTCCGTGGTTTATCGCACTGTCAATCTCCGCCTTTGAGAATTTGTAGAGGCCAGGGATATCCGGCACGCCTTTTGTTTCTGGTGATTTCCTCTTCTTTTGCTTTTCATTCTTGGTTACGTATTTTATCAGCGTTATGATTGCAGCTAAGCCGATCATGGCCAGAACCACTGCTAGTAGAGCTTCAGCCACACCATCTGATCACAATTCACACGCAAACAcacacatttttctttatattgaGTCAAATGAGTCATACTTAATAGATCATAAAAAAACTAGAAATTTAGTGATGTTTCACTCACAACTTATCTTGATGTAGTTATGAGGCGCTGCAAGAAAGAAGACATGTTTCAAGTCAGACCATGAGACAGAGAGAggtactttttttttgttatttacaaaattgataAGAAGACGTTTATAGAATGCGTAATTTAGTGGTCACACATTTGGCAAATGAACAACTTAAATACACATTCCACGAATGTGTAATTTAAACATGCATTTGCCAAATGCATAACTCACTTATATTGAATGGGAATACACATCAAATGAGTTGCGCATTTGGCAAATGTGTGTTTGAGTTATGCTTCCTGAGAATGCGTATTTTAATCACGCATTTCCCAAATGCATGATTACTCAATGACGCATTCTAGGAATGCGTTTTATCGATTTTGTAAATATAGCCGAGAGTGGGAGAGCCAACCTGGACCAGCCAAAGCAGGCAAGCATCTCTCAAAATCATCAGAGGCACCATTCTTCTTCCCAGCAATAACTGAGACCATAAGGCCAACGAGACAAGTAGCTCTCTCTGTATCATTCCCCTTCACATCCAGACTTTCCATCATCGTATCCAACGCCGTTGATATCTTCTTCGTGCAAATCCCACAGGCTTCGTCGTAAGAGGCGAAGCTGGAGCACTGGCTTGTGACATTCGGGTCGATGTCCGAGAGCTTCAGCATTGAGCACTTGCCACTCCCATAGTAGAAATTGTTG encodes:
- the LOC121784558 gene encoding uncharacterized protein LOC121784558 isoform X1 — its product is MKPSGGSLTAAPQFSLPKAPQFWIQNGVFRLTADLKPLRRRRFSLRVLCRSGNSSGTTAPLPHTSQFGDLASETQSGVESLSFQVRSPFSPPNLTPRPRLSLGDQAFLLLTFIGCTTSVAFACLVAAAVPTLFAMRRAAISLSKLADTAREELPSTMAAVRLSGMEISDLTLELSDLSQEITDGVNKSAQVVQAAEAGARQIGSLAREQTMAMIQERASLPIISLQPVVAGAAKKTSRVVGKAAKTFLNYISPGEHSSADEYETES
- the LOC121784558 gene encoding uncharacterized protein LOC121784558 isoform X3: MKPSGGSLTAAPQFSLPKAPQFWIQNGVFRLTADLKPLRRRRFSLRVLCRSGNSSGTTAPLPHTSQFGDLASETQSGVESLSFQVRSPFSPPNLTPRPRLSLGDQAFLLLTFIGCTTSVAFACLVAAAVPTLFAMRRAAISLSKLADTAREELPSTMAAVRLSGMEISDLTLELSDLSQEITDGVNKSAQVVQAAEAGARQIGSLAREQTMGKS
- the LOC121784447 gene encoding uncharacterized protein LOC121784447, with the protein product NALTLAACTLDFTPYPYRPLGGCNGVKESVSDWNISPRTSCCQEALIVYAHALALVAKNSSSGTIFLSQDQWTDCTRAPFQLQPNMSIESCGFNNFYYGSGKCSMLKLSDIDPNVTSQCSSFASYDEACGICTKKISTALDTMMESLDVKGNDTERATCLVGLMVSVIAGKKNGASDDFERCLPALAGPGWLSHSRLYLQNR
- the LOC121784446 gene encoding wall-associated receptor kinase-like 21, which codes for MIGLAAIITLIKYVTKNEKQKKRKSPETKGVPDIPGLYKFSKAEIDSAINHGGKKKCLGRGSAGLVYKGVLPSGQLVAIKQIYKSNTSDSFTREIEGLSRVRHPNLVCLFGCCIEDGEQYLVYEYCPHGNLAHHLLRTSFLVFLFLLLETSFILLMTVRMCREGHCPNVGGPSENPEGMRVGS
- the LOC121784558 gene encoding uncharacterized protein LOC121784558 isoform X2: MKPSGGSLTAAPQFSLPKAPQFWIQNGVFRLTADLKPLRRRRFSLRVLCRSGNSSGTTAPLPHTSQFGDLASETQSGVESLSFQVRSPFSPPNLTPRPRLSLGDQAFLLLTFIGCTTSVAFACLVAAAVPTLFAMRRAAISLSKLADTAREELPSTMAAVRLSGMEISDLTLELSDLSQEITDGVNKSAQVVQAAEAGARQIGSLAREQTMGAAKKTSRVVGKAAKTFLNYISPGEHSSADEYETES
- the LOC121784445 gene encoding somatic embryogenesis receptor kinase 5-like, with amino-acid sequence MQAKLSDFGLARMIGMEESKVFTDVRGTIGYMDPEYMSNAKLTSASDIYSFGIVMLQLLSGQRVIELDLDARDQLTRKAKDVNKQKRPLADFQDLKMKGNIVMVDFKSILQLAVLCVASSSTGRPSVDEVVEELEKALKNTQLQMYVGVYVIWNTKSLTRHLVGLQRQREKSSFEATPSKSPEVIHV